The nucleotide window TGGCGGCCTCGGGCGGGTTGATCACCGCGGTGAACTCCTCGATCCCGAACATCCCCAGGTTGCTGATGGAGAAGGTGGAGCCCGTGTACTCCTCGGGCTTCAGCTTCTTCTCCCGCGCGCGCCCGGCCAGCTCGCGCACCTCCGTGGCGATCTCGGTGACGCCCTTCCGATCCGCGTCGCGCACCACGGGGGTGATGAGGCCCTCGTCCACCGCCACCGCCACGCCCACGTGCACGGCGTCGTGGAAGCGGATGGCGTCGCCCGTCCACGCGGCATTGACCCATGGATGCTTCCGCAGCGCGGCGGCCACCGCCTTGATGATCAGGTCGTTGGGGCTGACCTTCACCCCCTCGTCCTTGAAGCGGTCGTTGATCTTCGCGCGCAGCCGCATCGCCTCGCCCATGTCGATCTCGACGGTGAGGAAGAAGTGCGGCACCGGGCCGATGGACTGCGTGAGCCGCTTCGCGATGGTCTTGCGCATCGGCGAGAGCGGGAGGTCGCGGTCGCCCGCACCCGGGGCGCCCGCCTGCACCGGCGCGGGCGCCGGGGCCGCCTCGGGCCGCGCCTCGGCGGGCGCCGGAGCCTCGGCCTGCGCGCCGCCCTGCATCGCGGCTTCGACGTCACGCTTGATGATGCGGCCGCCGGGGCCGGAGCCCTGCACGCTGCCGATCTGCATCCCCGCCTCCGACGCAATCCTGCGCGCCAGCGGCGACGCCTTCACCCGCCCGTTCCCCGCCGCGTCGCCCCCCGCGGCCGCGCCGGCCTCCGCGGCGCCCGACGCGGGAGCGGCCGTCGGTGCCGCGCCCTTCGGCGTGCTCTCGGAGTCCTCCTCCGTCTGCCCCGCGGCAGCCACCGCAGCCGCGCCGCGGCCGACGTCGGACGACCCCTCCGCCATAGCCGCCGTCTCCTGCTTCGGCGCCTCGGCGGTGGACGCGGCCTGGCTCGCCTGCGCCTCGCCGCCGCCGGTGAGGGCGGAGACGTCCTCGTCCGCGCCCGCGATCACGGCGATGACGGTGCCGACGTTGGCGGTGTCGCCCTCGTTCAGCATGCGCTTACGCAGCACGCCCGAGCCGCGGGCCACCAGCTCCATCGTGGCCTTGTCGGTCTCGACCTCGGCCAGGACGTCGCCCTCCTTGACGTGGTCGCCCTCGTTCTTCAGCCAGGTGGCCAGGCGCCCTTCCTCCATCGTGGGCGAGAGCGCCTCCATGTAGACCTTGGTCGCCATCTTCTTTTTCAGTAGAAAGTGCCCAGTGCCAAGTGCCCAGTGCCCAGTGCGCGCAGGTCAGTTCCTGGGCACTGGGCACTGGGTACTGGGCACTTATCGGTACAGCACCCGGTTCACCTTCTCCACCACCAGCTCGGCGCTGGGCTTCACCGCCTTCTCCAGCGCCTTGGCGTAGGGCATCGGCACGTCGGCCTGGGTCACGCGCAGCACCGGCGCGTCGAGCAGGTCGAACGCCTCCTCCTGGATCAGCGCCGCCACCGTCGCGGTGATCCCGCCGTGGGGCCACCCCTCCTCCAGCAGCACCGCGCGGTTCGTCTTCCCCACGGAGTTGAGGATCGCCTCGGTATCGAGCGGGCGGATGGAGCGGAGATCGACGACCTCGGCGTTCACCCCGTCCTTCTCCAGCATCCCCGCGGCCTGCAGCGCCACGTGGATCATCTTCCCGTGGGTGATGATGGAGACGTCGCTCCCCTCGCGCTTCACCTCGGCGACCCCGAGCGGGATGACGTAGTCGTCGTCCTCGGGGACCTCGCCCTTGAGGTTGTAGAGCATCTCGCCCTCGAACACGCAGACGGGGTCGTCGTCGCGGATGGCGGCCTTGAGCAGCCCCTTGGCGTCCGCCGGCGTGCCGGGGACCACCACCTTCACGCCGGGATAGTGGGCGACCTGGCTCTCCAGCGCTTGGGAGTGCTGCGCGGCGAGCTGGAGGGCGGCGCCGGTGGGGCCGCGGAAGGTGACCGGCATGCTGAACTGGCCGCCGCTCATCGACCTCATCTTGGCCGCGGAGTTGAAGATCTGGTCGAACGCCAGGATGGCGAA belongs to Longimicrobium sp. and includes:
- a CDS encoding pyruvate dehydrogenase complex dihydrolipoamide acetyltransferase; protein product: MATKVYMEALSPTMEEGRLATWLKNEGDHVKEGDVLAEVETDKATMELVARGSGVLRKRMLNEGDTANVGTVIAVIAGADEDVSALTGGGEAQASQAASTAEAPKQETAAMAEGSSDVGRGAAAVAAAGQTEEDSESTPKGAAPTAAPASGAAEAGAAAGGDAAGNGRVKASPLARRIASEAGMQIGSVQGSGPGGRIIKRDVEAAMQGGAQAEAPAPAEARPEAAPAPAPVQAGAPGAGDRDLPLSPMRKTIAKRLTQSIGPVPHFFLTVEIDMGEAMRLRAKINDRFKDEGVKVSPNDLIIKAVAAALRKHPWVNAAWTGDAIRFHDAVHVGVAVAVDEGLITPVVRDADRKGVTEIATEVRELAGRAREKKLKPEEYTGSTFSISNLGMFGIEEFTAVINPPEAAILAVGAISPKVVVDENGDMAVRQRMRVTLSCDHRVIDGATGAKFLETLKSYLEEPMMMVA
- a CDS encoding pyruvate dehydrogenase complex E1 component subunit beta — protein: MAVITYREALNQALDEEMARDPDVFLMGEEVGVYNGAYKVSKGLLDKYGEMRVVDTPITELGFAGLGVGAAMTGVRPVIEFMTWNFAILAFDQIFNSAAKMRSMSGGQFSMPVTFRGPTGAALQLAAQHSQALESQVAHYPGVKVVVPGTPADAKGLLKAAIRDDDPVCVFEGEMLYNLKGEVPEDDDYVIPLGVAEVKREGSDVSIITHGKMIHVALQAAGMLEKDGVNAEVVDLRSIRPLDTEAILNSVGKTNRAVLLEEGWPHGGITATVAALIQEEAFDLLDAPVLRVTQADVPMPYAKALEKAVKPSAELVVEKVNRVLYR